The stretch of DNA GTCATGGTAAACCGCGCCTCGACCGAAAGATTGTCGACAACCGGGCCGGTAAATTCCATGGCCATGTAGAGAGCGCCATCCACACCGATACGGCGGATTATGTCAAGAATGACATCCTTCGAGTACACACCTTTCCCGAGGGTGCCCTTGAGCACGATTTTCATGGTTTCGGGAACCCTGAACCAGAGCTCACCGGAATAAATTGCCGCCGCAAGATCGGTCGATCCGATGCCCGTCGAAAACGCCCCGAGCGCCCCATGCGTACAGGTATGGGAATCTCCGCAGACAACCGTTCGTCCGGGCAGCACCCACCCGTCCTCGGGCAGAACGGCGTGACAGACACCATTCACCCCGACTTCATAGTAATTTTTTATACCGTGCAGGCGAACCCACTCACGCAGGCGTTTTGCCAGCTCGGCGCTCTGTATGTCCTTGTTGGGGACAAAATGATCGGGGATAACCACTATCCTGTCCGGGGCAAACACCCTGTCCATGTCCAGATTTTTGAGCATGGAAATAGCGGGAGGCGTGGTGACATCATGGCACATCACGATGTCGAGCTTTGCATTTATCAGCTCGCCCGGCCTGACCGTGTCATGTCCAGAGTGAGCCGCCAGTATCTTTTCAGTTATCGTCATTCCCATTATTTTTCTCCGTTTGCCCTGTTGTTTCCGGCATTCAGGTTTTCATTACGGAATCTGATCTTGTTCAGACCGTCCACATACGCTTTTGCCGATGCCTCCAGAATATCGGTCGAGGCTCCTCTCCCGATAATGACCAGATTATCGTTCACCATCATCTTGAGGGAAACCTCGCCAATGGCCTCTGTCCCTTCGGTGACCGCACGAAGCGAATATTCACCGAGCCTGATGGGAAAATCCACAATCGCGTTGATGGCTTTGTACGTCGCATCCACAGGACCATCGCCCCATGCCGACTGCTGCCTCGTTTCACCGCCGATCCTGAGACGAACCGTCGAGGTCGGAATAGTCGAAGACCCGCTCGTTATATGGAAATACTCGAGACGGTAATATTCGGGGACGCCGTGAACTTCATCCTCGACAATGACCGCGATATCCTCGTCGAACACCTCTTTTTTCTTGTCCGCGACAATGAGGAAGCGTTCGAACGCGGCATTGAGTTCTTTTTCGGATAACGTATAGCCGAGGTCATCGAGCCGTTTTTTAAAACCATGTTTACCGGAATGACGCCCCAGTATGATCTTCATGTCGGTGAGACCGATCGACTCCGGGGTCATAATCTCGTACGTTGATCGTGATTTCAGGAGGCCGTCCACATGGATGCCGGATTCATGGGCAAACGCATTGGCACCTACGATGGCCTTGTTCGGCTGAACCCGTATGCCGGTGAGATTTGAAACGAGCTGGCTCGTCCGGTAAATCTCTTTTGTGTTGACTCCCATCTCGAAATCGAGAAAATCGCGACGGACATTGACCGACATGACGAATTCCTCGAGCGATGCGTTCCCGGCACGTTCTCCGAGGCCGTTCACCGCGACCTCGACCTGACGGGCGCCGTTTCGTACCGCCATGACAGAATTCGCCACCGCGAGACCGAGATCGTTATGGCAGTGAACGCTGATAATCGCCTGGCCGATATTGGGTACGCCCGTGATGATATCACGGATGAATGTACCGAACTCGGACGGTATCGCATATCCGACCGTATCGGGGATATTGATGGTACCGGCTCCGGCTTCGATGGTCGCGCTCACAACCTCCCTGAGGAATCCCATATCGCTCCGGAACGCATCCTCTGCGCTGAACTCGACGTTTTCCATATAACTCCGGGCCAGCCTGACCGCTTCCACGGCCATCTTGAACACCTCATCCTTCGTTTTATGGAGCTTATGCTCCATGTGTATAGGCGAGGTGGCGACAAACGTGTGAATCCGCGGATGCGCCGCATGTTTCAGGGCGTTATAAGCGCTCGTAATGTCCTTTTCGAGCGTACGTGCGAGACCGCATACGACTGTATTTTTAATCTCTGCGCTGCACGCCTCGACCGCCTCGAACTGAACCGGCGACGATACGGGAAATCCCGCTTCTATAACATCCACACCGAGACGTTCGAGCTGTATCGCAATCTGTACTTTTTCTTTTACGTTCAACG from bacterium encodes:
- the leuC gene encoding 3-isopropylmalate dehydratase large subunit translates to MGMTITEKILAAHSGHDTVRPGELINAKLDIVMCHDVTTPPAISMLKNLDMDRVFAPDRIVVIPDHFVPNKDIQSAELAKRLREWVRLHGIKNYYEVGVNGVCHAVLPEDGWVLPGRTVVCGDSHTCTHGALGAFSTGIGSTDLAAAIYSGELWFRVPETMKIVLKGTLGKGVYSKDVILDIIRRIGVDGALYMAMEFTGPVVDNLSVEARFTMTNMVIEAGAKSGIINPDSKTIEYVRERTGEKFTVYTSDPDARYAETIEIDCSGLEPMVAFPHLPSNGRPAKDAGDVAVDQVYIGSCTNGRIEDLRIAAGILKGRKISDSLRCIVVPASTKIWRQAMKEGLFDIFSSAHCVVSAPTCGACLGGYMGILADGEKCLSTTNRNFVGRMGSPRSEVYLGSPATAAATAIAGRITDPREFL
- a CDS encoding 2-isopropylmalate synthase, yielding MSTESNKRIVIFDTTLRDGEQSPGASLNVKEKVQIAIQLERLGVDVIEAGFPVSSPVQFEAVEACSAEIKNTVVCGLARTLEKDITSAYNALKHAAHPRIHTFVATSPIHMEHKLHKTKDEVFKMAVEAVRLARSYMENVEFSAEDAFRSDMGFLREVVSATIEAGAGTINIPDTVGYAIPSEFGTFIRDIITGVPNIGQAIISVHCHNDLGLAVANSVMAVRNGARQVEVAVNGLGERAGNASLEEFVMSVNVRRDFLDFEMGVNTKEIYRTSQLVSNLTGIRVQPNKAIVGANAFAHESGIHVDGLLKSRSTYEIMTPESIGLTDMKIILGRHSGKHGFKKRLDDLGYTLSEKELNAAFERFLIVADKKKEVFDEDIAVIVEDEVHGVPEYYRLEYFHITSGSSTIPTSTVRLRIGGETRQQSAWGDGPVDATYKAINAIVDFPIRLGEYSLRAVTEGTEAIGEVSLKMMVNDNLVIIGRGASTDILEASAKAYVDGLNKIRFRNENLNAGNNRANGEK